A genomic window from Hominilimicola fabiformis includes:
- a CDS encoding TIGR03960 family B12-binding radical SAM protein: MITTRDKILSAVMKPTRYTGGELNSVIKNPADVDVRFGFCFADTYEIAMSHLGLKILYHTLNDREDTYCERVFAPWTDMEEEMKKHGMKLFALETGDEITHFDMLGFTLQYELSYSNIVNMLMLADIPVRAKDRDESYPIVCGGGPCAYNAEPVADIFDFFMLGEGEDSIHEVVEEYVKWKKSGKKNKRDYLEAIAEIEGIYVPSFYDVEYNDDNTVKSVTPNNPHAKPKVRKRIMKDFNATYAPETIIVPFGEVVHDRVMLEVMRGCLRGCRFCQAGYIYRPLRERKPERLLGIAENLLACSGYDEISLSSLSTSDFSGLRDLTDGLLKITEEKKIGLSLPSLRIDNFSLELMEKVQKVRKTGITFAPEAGTQRLRDVINKNINEEDIINSTNMLFRGGWTNVKLYFMIGLPTETMDDVCGIADLAQKVLEVYFAIPKEERAKQINITVSTSSFVPKPFTAFQWAKQDTRDMLIEKQNTLKSAIKSKRIRYNWHDNKTSYLEGVFARGDRRLSEVIIKAVENGCKFDGWGEHFKFDVWMQTFDELGIDPNFYTARERSYEEVLPWDHIDIGVTKNFLMRENEKAKQSVTTPNCRQKCAGCGVKSFGTGVCYE, encoded by the coding sequence ATGATAACAACAAGAGATAAGATATTGTCGGCAGTAATGAAACCGACAAGATATACGGGCGGAGAGCTTAACTCCGTCATAAAAAATCCTGCCGATGTTGATGTGAGATTCGGTTTTTGTTTTGCCGATACTTACGAAATCGCAATGTCGCACTTGGGGCTTAAAATTCTTTACCATACTTTAAACGACCGTGAGGACACATATTGTGAGCGTGTTTTTGCACCTTGGACGGATATGGAAGAAGAAATGAAAAAGCATGGAATGAAGTTGTTTGCACTTGAAACAGGTGACGAAATAACTCATTTTGATATGCTCGGATTTACTTTGCAGTATGAACTCAGCTATTCAAATATAGTGAATATGCTTATGCTTGCGGATATTCCGGTAAGAGCAAAGGACAGAGACGAGAGCTATCCTATTGTTTGCGGCGGCGGTCCTTGTGCGTATAACGCAGAACCTGTGGCGGATATATTTGATTTCTTTATGCTCGGCGAGGGTGAAGATTCGATACATGAGGTTGTTGAAGAGTATGTTAAGTGGAAAAAGAGCGGTAAGAAAAATAAACGTGATTATCTTGAAGCAATAGCCGAAATTGAAGGTATTTATGTGCCGTCATTCTATGATGTGGAATACAATGACGATAATACGGTAAAGAGTGTTACACCGAACAATCCTCATGCTAAACCGAAAGTAAGAAAGCGTATAATGAAAGATTTTAATGCTACATACGCACCGGAAACGATTATTGTACCGTTCGGTGAGGTTGTACACGACAGAGTTATGCTTGAAGTTATGCGCGGTTGCTTGAGAGGCTGCCGTTTCTGCCAGGCAGGCTATATATACAGACCGTTAAGAGAAAGAAAGCCGGAAAGACTGTTGGGTATTGCGGAAAACTTGCTTGCGTGCAGCGGATATGACGAAATATCACTGTCATCGCTTTCAACAAGTGATTTCAGCGGACTTCGTGACCTTACGGACGGACTGCTTAAAATAACCGAAGAAAAGAAAATCGGTTTGTCGCTTCCGTCACTTAGAATTGATAATTTCTCGCTTGAACTTATGGAAAAAGTGCAGAAAGTCAGAAAAACAGGTATTACTTTTGCACCGGAGGCAGGAACTCAAAGACTTCGTGATGTTATCAATAAAAATATAAATGAAGAAGATATTATAAATTCAACAAATATGCTTTTCAGAGGCGGTTGGACAAACGTAAAATTGTACTTTATGATTGGACTTCCTACCGAAACTATGGACGATGTTTGCGGCATAGCCGACCTTGCGCAAAAGGTGCTTGAAGTTTACTTTGCAATCCCGAAAGAGGAAAGAGCAAAGCAGATAAATATAACCGTAAGTACGTCGAGTTTTGTGCCAAAGCCTTTTACTGCGTTCCAGTGGGCAAAACAGGATACACGTGACATGCTTATCGAAAAGCAGAATACATTAAAATCGGCTATCAAGTCAAAAAGAATACGTTATAATTGGCACGATAATAAGACAAGTTATCTTGAAGGTGTTTTTGCAAGAGGCGACAGACGTCTTAGCGAGGTTATAATTAAGGCTGTTGAAAATGGCTGTAAGTTTGACGGTTGGGGAGAGCATTTTAAGTTTGATGTATGGATGCAGACTTTTGACGAACTTGGAATTGACCCTAATTTCTATACGGCGCGTGAACGCAGTTATGAAGAAGTTCTTCCTTGGGACCATATCGACATAGGCGTTACAAAGAATTTCTTGATGCGTGAAAATGAAAAAGCAAAACAATCTGTAACAACACCGAACTGCCGTCAAAAATGTGCAGGCTGCGGTGTTAAATCATTCGGTACGGGGGTCTGTTATGAGTAA
- a CDS encoding TIGR03936 family radical SAM-associated protein, with translation MSNYILKYSRDERVKYISHLDFVRLFHRTVRRTGMNFMFSNGFNPHPIMMVAQPLSVGVTSDCEYMKVGFDGDYSEQELVDTINNAFPPGYKILAAKKVEGKEIDLTKLDRAVYTVELEYEGSADIEKLLAQNELKVMKKSKSGVKESDIRPYIYSIEKISEDNGILVLKMCISVGSAYNLKPQSVIDAMEKYCDNFKGGFMNVHRNSMTIGDKEIL, from the coding sequence ATGAGTAATTATATATTGAAATATTCGCGAGATGAAAGAGTAAAATATATTTCTCACCTTGACTTTGTGCGTCTGTTCCACAGAACAGTACGTCGTACAGGTATGAATTTTATGTTTTCAAACGGATTTAATCCTCACCCGATTATGATGGTTGCACAGCCGTTGTCGGTAGGCGTGACTTCTGACTGCGAGTATATGAAAGTAGGCTTTGACGGCGATTACAGCGAACAAGAACTTGTCGATACAATCAATAATGCTTTTCCGCCGGGATATAAAATCCTTGCCGCAAAAAAAGTTGAGGGCAAGGAAATTGACCTTACAAAACTTGACAGAGCGGTGTATACGGTTGAACTTGAATATGAGGGCAGTGCGGATATTGAAAAACTTCTTGCACAAAACGAACTCAAAGTAATGAAAAAATCAAAGAGCGGTGTAAAAGAGTCGGATATACGTCCGTATATATACAGCATTGAAAAAATAAGCGAAGATAACGGCATACTTGTGCTTAAAATGTGTATTTCTGTAGGCAGTGCGTATAATCTTAAACCGCAGAGTGTTATTGACGCAATGGAAAAATATTGCGATAATTTCAAAGGCGGTTTTATGAACGTACACAGAAATTCAATGACAATCGGAGATAAAGAGATTTTGTAA
- a CDS encoding VOC family protein, translating into MVNGIEHVAVVSKDTAALKDWYMEMYGGRVVYDNGKGTYFLQFADGSMIEFVTATDDKTADVEKQAGIRHLAFSVTPAAFDEIVAKLKADERVEEVHDVSENAKGLKTYWYRDIEGNFSHLIYRPEPLM; encoded by the coding sequence ATGGTAAACGGTATTGAACACGTTGCTGTTGTTTCAAAGGACACAGCCGCACTTAAAGATTGGTATATGGAAATGTACGGCGGCAGAGTTGTTTATGACAATGGTAAGGGTACATATTTTCTTCAGTTTGCCGACGGCAGTATGATTGAGTTTGTTACGGCAACAGACGATAAAACCGCTGACGTTGAAAAACAGGCAGGTATCAGACACCTTGCTTTTTCTGTAACTCCGGCGGCTTTTGACGAAATCGTTGCAAAGCTAAAGGCTGATGAAAGAGTTGAAGAAGTACACGATGTATCTGAAAATGCAAAGGGATTAAAGACATATTGGTACAGAGATATTGAAGGCAATTTCTCACACCTTATCTATCGTCCCGAACCGTTAATGTAA
- a CDS encoding gluconate 5-dehydrogenase, translating into MSEYLNFSLEGKVALVTGASYGIGYAIASAYAKSGAKIVFCDIKQEFVDKGMAAYTADGIDAKGYVCDVTNEEMVQEMVKKIEAEVGVIDILVNNAGIIKRIPMCDMTADEFRQVVDVDLNAPFIVSKAVIPSMIKKGHGKIINICSMMSELGRETVSAYAAAKGGLKMLTRNICSEYGANNIQCNGIGPGYIATPQTAPLREKQADGSRHPFDQFICGRTPAGRWLQAEELTGPAVFLASDASNAVNGHILYVDGGILAYIGKQP; encoded by the coding sequence ATGAGTGAGTATTTAAACTTTAGTCTTGAAGGTAAAGTTGCACTTGTAACAGGTGCATCATACGGTATCGGCTACGCTATTGCGTCAGCATATGCAAAGTCAGGTGCTAAGATTGTTTTCTGCGATATTAAGCAGGAATTTGTTGATAAGGGTATGGCTGCATATACAGCTGACGGTATCGACGCTAAGGGTTATGTTTGCGACGTAACTAACGAAGAAATGGTACAGGAAATGGTTAAGAAAATCGAGGCTGAAGTAGGCGTTATCGATATTCTTGTAAACAATGCAGGTATCATTAAGAGAATTCCTATGTGCGATATGACTGCTGACGAGTTCAGACAGGTTGTTGACGTTGACCTTAACGCTCCGTTTATCGTATCAAAGGCAGTTATTCCTTCAATGATTAAGAAGGGTCACGGTAAGATTATAAACATCTGTTCAATGATGTCAGAGCTTGGCCGTGAAACTGTATCAGCTTATGCTGCTGCTAAGGGTGGTCTAAAGATGCTTACAAGAAACATCTGTTCAGAATACGGTGCTAACAACATTCAATGTAACGGTATCGGCCCTGGTTACATAGCTACACCTCAAACAGCTCCGCTAAGAGAAAAGCAAGCTGACGGATCAAGACATCCGTTCGACCAGTTTATCTGCGGCAGAACTCCTGCAGGCAGATGGCTACAAGCTGAAGAACTTACAGGTCCTGCTGTATTCCTTGCTTCAGATGCATCAAATGCTGTAAACGGTCACATTCTATATGTTGACGGCGGTATCCTTGCTTACATCGGTAAACAACCGTGA
- a CDS encoding RNA polymerase sigma factor, translating into MDREKFTQEVLKSENTMYHIAKGMLKSESDCEDVVSEAVLKAYTKIHTLKEEKYFKTWLIRILINECYKKLREYKRVVSIEDCNNSFEYKDNSNYTELYNAVKKLKHKIRIVIMLHYIEGYSVEEVGNILKIPVGTVKSRLHIGRKNLKEELEDE; encoded by the coding sequence ATGGACAGAGAAAAATTTACACAAGAAGTTCTGAAATCAGAGAATACAATGTACCATATTGCAAAGGGTATGCTTAAAAGTGAAAGTGACTGTGAAGATGTTGTTTCGGAGGCTGTTTTAAAGGCATATACGAAAATTCACACTCTTAAAGAAGAAAAGTATTTCAAAACGTGGCTTATAAGAATTTTAATAAACGAATGTTATAAAAAGTTGCGTGAATATAAAAGGGTTGTTTCGATAGAGGACTGTAACAACAGTTTTGAATATAAGGACAATTCAAACTACACCGAGCTTTATAATGCGGTTAAAAAGCTGAAACACAAAATCAGAATAGTAATAATGCTACACTATATAGAAGGTTATTCTGTCGAAGAAGTAGGGAATATATTAAAAATTCCTGTCGGAACGGTTAAAAGCCGTCTGCATATCGGTCGTAAAAATTTAAAGGAGGAACTTGAAGATGAATAA
- a CDS encoding rhamnogalacturonan lyase family protein encodes MKKLLCTVLSTVFAISSAAALNMSAYADSTNTQQVSYNYWYNSSTGYTDENVHTRQMEKLDRGLIAIKTDGGVYLSWRLFDSEDNIFGSADKNVSFNVYRDGKKISEVATKTNYVDSTVGTNYSVAPVMNDFEGDKCDAVTVNENSYFDIPLSKPDDETIYDPSGNELATYSFFPADCSTGDVDGDGEYEIIVKWTSSEHDVGSPGDPAYSGTVHLAAYKLDGTKLWKNDIALGKNVYSSAHTLQFLVYDFDGDGKSEVMCQTSLGSKDGQGKYVSNAAQTDEEIKAITDEENSTADYRGYGRITEGKEFLTVFNGETGVAMDTINLPTTRGSENGVDYGDDFGNRSNRFVSDVAYLDGEKPYAIYLRGYYFGRNGKQRTSIAGISWDGTALSPTYRFDTQKGQEGYFDGAYQYVGNGNHNCTVADVDNDGKDEFITGALCMEVNDDNEFRPKWCTYLQHGDALHIGNYDPTHTGFEFFTVHEDSGTNSLSGNDITLDFGMSVIDAETGNIMFHEGASADTGRGVMANVGAGGYYQIWSAKNSARQSNGGTDFTTATSLTGRNTPSMNFRIFWDGDLYDNLLDGANITDWNGRNMSNIFSAGNYDCVSINGTKANPSLQADLFGDWREEVIYPTSDGTALRVFSTTDTTDYKIKTLMQDPVYRSGVAAEQTAYNQPPHVGFYMGKEVFETRTLTSIVVTTQPTKTSYVPGESFDRTGMVVKANYSDGTSDEINTYTVSEIDKDIIGEQTLIVSYLGKTTDLKITVKSVSRITAQTSKSTYYLGENIDKNTITVTAYYSDGTSSVLNSSEFEVTGFGNTLGKQTLTVTYLDKTAYLTIQLLDANIAALNKLYETSSTTSELTTAQIGSYAGDFTLEHTVKINSIPANGNTDKNNAAGFFVRFMADKQTGGGWYLTKKSDTELNVAWKNTRASSVGTIKLGETYTFRYNFTNVGNGNGATVTLTVIDSTGNTVASASDLNLRNFSDSATGRTSPITYVQIYNQANANSTSSVEFANARYYTTSEITVNGQNVALNIGCLTDMKGYAAKYSNGILTDLADITPTTTGQSTVLLQFEPDKVFIWNDMTPVDFWQKTE; translated from the coding sequence ATGAAAAAACTTTTATGCACGGTACTTTCGACAGTGTTTGCTATATCATCGGCAGCAGCTTTAAATATGTCTGCGTATGCTGACAGTACAAACACGCAACAGGTAAGCTACAACTATTGGTATAATTCTTCTACAGGATATACCGATGAAAATGTGCACACACGTCAAATGGAAAAGCTTGACCGCGGTCTTATCGCAATAAAAACAGACGGCGGTGTATATTTAAGTTGGCGATTATTTGACAGTGAGGACAATATTTTCGGCAGTGCCGATAAAAATGTGTCATTTAATGTATATCGTGACGGCAAAAAAATAAGCGAAGTCGCAACCAAAACAAATTATGTTGATTCAACCGTTGGTACAAATTACAGTGTTGCACCCGTTATGAACGATTTTGAGGGAGATAAGTGCGACGCAGTAACGGTAAATGAAAACAGTTATTTTGACATACCGCTTTCAAAACCTGATGATGAAACAATTTATGACCCATCAGGCAATGAGCTTGCTACATATTCATTCTTCCCTGCCGACTGTTCAACGGGTGACGTTGACGGCGACGGAGAGTACGAAATAATCGTGAAATGGACATCTTCCGAACATGACGTCGGTTCGCCTGGTGACCCTGCATATTCCGGCACGGTACATCTTGCCGCATACAAATTAGACGGTACAAAGCTTTGGAAGAACGATATTGCACTCGGTAAAAACGTATATTCAAGTGCACACACACTTCAGTTCCTTGTATACGACTTTGACGGCGACGGCAAATCTGAAGTAATGTGTCAAACTTCACTCGGTTCAAAGGACGGACAAGGCAAATATGTTTCAAATGCCGCACAAACCGATGAAGAAATTAAAGCAATAACAGATGAAGAAAATTCAACTGCCGATTACAGAGGTTACGGCAGAATTACCGAAGGTAAAGAATTTTTGACAGTATTCAACGGCGAAACAGGTGTCGCAATGGACACTATTAATCTTCCGACAACTCGCGGAAGTGAAAACGGTGTAGACTACGGCGACGATTTCGGTAACCGTTCAAATCGTTTTGTATCTGATGTTGCTTATCTTGACGGCGAAAAGCCGTATGCAATATATTTAAGGGGCTACTATTTCGGCAGAAACGGCAAACAGCGTACAAGTATTGCCGGTATAAGCTGGGACGGTACAGCTTTATCCCCTACTTATCGTTTTGATACGCAAAAAGGTCAAGAGGGATATTTTGACGGTGCTTATCAATATGTCGGAAACGGCAACCACAACTGTACCGTTGCCGACGTGGATAATGACGGCAAAGACGAATTTATCACAGGTGCATTGTGTATGGAAGTCAATGACGACAATGAATTTCGTCCTAAATGGTGTACATATCTACAGCACGGTGACGCGCTTCATATAGGAAACTACGACCCTACACATACCGGTTTTGAATTTTTCACAGTCCACGAGGACAGCGGAACAAACAGCCTTAGCGGTAATGACATAACTCTGGATTTCGGTATGTCTGTTATTGACGCCGAAACAGGCAATATTATGTTCCACGAAGGTGCGTCCGCCGACACAGGCCGCGGTGTTATGGCAAATGTCGGTGCCGGCGGATACTATCAAATTTGGAGTGCAAAAAACTCTGCAAGACAGTCAAACGGCGGCACTGATTTCACAACTGCAACTTCGCTTACAGGCAGAAATACACCTTCAATGAATTTCCGTATTTTCTGGGACGGCGATTTATACGACAACTTGCTTGACGGTGCAAATATCACCGATTGGAACGGTCGTAATATGAGCAATATATTCAGTGCCGGAAATTATGATTGTGTTTCAATCAACGGTACAAAGGCAAATCCGTCACTTCAAGCCGACCTTTTCGGTGACTGGAGAGAAGAAGTTATATACCCTACTTCTGACGGAACGGCTCTTCGAGTATTCTCAACAACCGATACGACAGATTATAAAATAAAAACACTTATGCAAGACCCTGTATACCGCAGCGGTGTTGCGGCGGAGCAAACGGCATACAATCAACCTCCGCACGTCGGCTTCTATATGGGTAAAGAAGTGTTTGAAACAAGAACACTTACAAGCATAGTCGTAACAACACAGCCTACAAAAACTTCATATGTTCCGGGCGAATCGTTTGACAGAACAGGTATGGTTGTAAAGGCTAATTATTCGGACGGCACTTCGGATGAAATAAACACTTACACAGTTTCCGAAATTGATAAAGATATAATCGGCGAACAGACACTTATTGTTTCGTACTTAGGCAAAACGACCGATTTGAAAATAACGGTAAAATCTGTTTCAAGAATTACTGCACAGACTTCAAAATCAACATACTATCTCGGTGAAAATATCGATAAAAACACAATTACAGTTACCGCATATTACTCTGACGGTACTTCATCGGTGCTAAACTCAAGCGAATTTGAAGTGACAGGTTTTGGAAACACGCTTGGTAAACAAACTCTTACAGTAACGTATTTAGACAAAACCGCATATTTAACAATTCAGTTATTGGACGCAAACATTGCCGCACTTAATAAACTGTATGAAACATCAAGCACAACATCAGAATTAACAACGGCACAAATAGGCAGTTATGCGGGTGACTTCACGCTCGAACATACAGTGAAAATCAACTCAATCCCTGCAAACGGTAACACAGACAAAAACAATGCGGCAGGATTTTTCGTAAGATTTATGGCTGACAAGCAAACAGGCGGCGGCTGGTATCTTACAAAAAAATCTGATACTGAATTGAATGTTGCATGGAAAAACACAAGAGCGTCTTCCGTAGGCACAATCAAGCTTGGCGAAACATATACTTTCCGCTACAACTTTACAAATGTCGGCAACGGAAACGGTGCGACTGTTACGTTGACTGTTATTGATTCAACAGGTAATACGGTTGCCTCGGCGAGTGACCTTAACCTTAGAAACTTCTCCGACTCAGCAACCGGTAGGACTTCACCTATCACATACGTTCAGATTTATAATCAAGCCAACGCAAACTCAACATCAAGTGTTGAATTTGCAAATGCAAGATATTACACTACAAGCGAAATAACCGTAAACGGTCAGAATGTTGCTTTAAACATCGGTTGCCTGACAGATATGAAAGGATATGCCGCAAAATATTCAAACGGTATTTTGACAGACTTAGCCGATATTACGCCTACAACAACCGGACAATCTACTGTTTTACTTCAATTTGAACCTGATAAAGTGTTTATTTGGAACGATATGACTCCTGTTGATTTTTGGCAAAAAACAGAATAA
- a CDS encoding prenyltransferase/squalene oxidase repeat-containing protein, which produces MKKKIMAAVLCTSMLIPTVCVNAETSESDIKSAIEKAIEWKADKDSPFYGIGSYSSDFYIMALNRMGKNYDYSRYLAGLDGVAAGYGEEHNASSMQRTVLATIASGGDPRNVGGRDLVADGIYYRDNVSPLGKEGVNGYSWGLIALDSKSFETPEWALSNRNDILAGILSHQNTNGSFDDSVYSTAVAVTALAPYYETSGAYTITQNQTGYVIDLSPKDAVEDALNYLSAEQDKDGDWGDLESTAMTVIALDTLGVNADSDGRFVAKNGSAVDGLMQYQQKDGGFSTGKGKSNSEATSLAVCALTSHLRKLQNKATFFNFDINDSVVFETPAPTKAQSSNNTSNKTSSSTSKSNTTTKTTTKPKTTTKPKTTTKPKTTTKVTGTMKPTKTASPMESSSPKPSLTPRPTKKPALVGPVEMPGPMPSFEPNEALPQEKGHHDRKSGGAAVAIVSIVAVLCLAAIAVVLYLGKTKKFEGKGIFKYLAPKKKKKNEIYKAKQHRRTEQHRRYEEREKFKKRRKFDKRRR; this is translated from the coding sequence ATGAAGAAAAAAATCATGGCGGCTGTTTTATGCACTTCGATGCTGATTCCGACAGTGTGCGTCAATGCGGAAACAAGTGAAAGCGACATAAAAAGTGCTATAGAAAAAGCAATAGAATGGAAAGCTGATAAGGATAGTCCGTTTTACGGAATCGGATCATACAGTTCTGATTTTTATATTATGGCTTTGAACCGAATGGGTAAAAACTATGATTACAGCAGATATTTGGCGGGCCTTGACGGAGTTGCGGCAGGTTACGGCGAAGAACATAATGCCTCGTCTATGCAAAGAACAGTGCTTGCAACGATAGCGTCGGGCGGTGATCCGAGAAATGTCGGCGGACGTGACTTGGTTGCGGACGGTATTTATTACAGAGATAATGTTTCACCACTCGGAAAAGAGGGTGTAAACGGATATTCGTGGGGACTTATTGCTCTTGATTCAAAGAGTTTTGAAACTCCTGAATGGGCATTGTCAAACAGAAACGATATACTTGCAGGGATATTGTCACATCAAAATACGAACGGCAGTTTTGATGACAGCGTGTACAGTACCGCAGTTGCAGTTACGGCGCTTGCACCATATTACGAAACAAGCGGTGCGTATACGATAACGCAAAATCAGACGGGTTATGTGATTGATTTAAGCCCTAAAGATGCGGTTGAGGACGCACTTAATTATTTGTCGGCAGAACAGGACAAAGACGGTGATTGGGGTGACCTTGAATCAACGGCAATGACTGTTATCGCACTTGATACGTTGGGTGTTAATGCTGACAGTGACGGCAGATTTGTGGCTAAAAACGGCAGTGCGGTAGACGGCTTAATGCAGTATCAGCAAAAAGACGGTGGATTTTCGACCGGTAAGGGAAAGAGTAACAGTGAGGCAACATCTTTGGCAGTGTGCGCACTTACAAGCCATTTGAGAAAGTTGCAGAATAAAGCGACATTCTTTAATTTTGACATAAATGATTCGGTTGTGTTTGAAACACCTGCACCGACGAAAGCACAATCTTCAAACAATACGTCAAATAAGACATCATCAAGTACATCAAAATCAAATACGACAACAAAGACAACTACGAAACCGAAAACAACAACAAAGCCTAAAACGACAACAAAACCAAAGACAACGACTAAGGTGACGGGAACAATGAAACCGACAAAAACGGCTTCGCCTATGGAATCATCATCACCAAAGCCGTCCCTGACACCAAGACCGACAAAAAAGCCGGCACTTGTAGGACCGGTTGAGATGCCTGGACCAATGCCGTCATTTGAACCGAATGAAGCACTTCCGCAGGAAAAGGGACATCACGACAGAAAGAGCGGAGGAGCGGCAGTTGCGATTGTAAGCATAGTAGCGGTACTTTGCTTGGCGGCAATAGCGGTTGTATTGTATCTCGGTAAAACAAAGAAATTTGAGGGTAAAGGTATATTTAAGTATCTTGCACCGAAAAAGAAAAAGAAGAACGAAATATATAAGGCAAAACAGCATAGAAGGACAGAACAACACAGACGTTATGAAGAACGTGAAAAGTTTAAAAAACGACGTAAATTCGATAAGCGAAGAAGATAA
- the spoVT gene encoding stage V sporulation protein T, translating into MKATGIVRRIDDLGRVVIPKEIRRTMRIREGDPLEIYTEKDGEVIFKKYSPIGELGDFAANYVETLAKASGHGACITDRDNVIAVSGLPKKELIEKPVSSELENVMNEKIIVSYKDGKPVSVADGVEKYNAGVVVPIVSEGDTIGSVLFILKDGETASEVEEKLAESAAGFLGKHMEG; encoded by the coding sequence ATGAAAGCAACAGGAATTGTAAGAAGAATAGATGATCTCGGAAGAGTTGTTATTCCAAAGGAAATACGACGCACTATGCGAATCAGAGAGGGCGATCCTCTTGAAATTTATACAGAAAAAGACGGTGAGGTTATTTTCAAAAAATACTCCCCAATCGGCGAGCTTGGTGACTTTGCCGCAAATTATGTTGAAACACTTGCCAAAGCAAGCGGACACGGTGCTTGTATAACCGACCGTGACAATGTCATTGCAGTATCGGGATTACCGAAGAAAGAGCTTATCGAAAAGCCTGTAAGCAGTGAGCTTGAAAATGTAATGAACGAAAAAATCATTGTAAGCTACAAAGACGGCAAACCTGTTTCAGTCGCTGACGGTGTTGAAAAATACAACGCGGGCGTTGTTGTTCCGATAGTATCGGAGGGTGACACGATCGGCTCTGTTTTATTCATTTTAAAAGATGGTGAAACTGCGTCTGAAGTTGAAGAAAAATTAGCAGAATCCGCCGCCGGCTTTTTAGGCAAGCATATGGAAGGCTGA